Genomic window (Marinobacter fonticola):
CGTCGAGCATCGCCCGAACGTAGGTCCCGTCTCCCTGACGGGTTTCCAGAATACCGACGTGAACCAGTACACGAACGGCCTCGCGCACGGTGTTGCGGCTGACGCCGAGGTTCTCGGCCAACGTCGCCTCGTTGGGGAGTCGTTCCCCGACACCCCAAACCCGTTGTTCGACCGCCTGCCGTAAGTCTTCAATTGCCGATTCGACCAATGAGCCACGCTTGATTTTCTGCAATGACATCAACTTTCACCCAATCAACCAGTCATCCTATGAATTTAATCGAAGTGGATTGGAATGCCAAGAGCGAAGTAGCCCGATGAGCAGGTACGGCTGTGTATCCGAGAGTCCCGGGAAGACCCGTCCATCGATAACCGTTAAACTGGGCTATACATGCAAGGCGAAGACACCGAAACCATGAGCCCCAGCCTGATTGGATATCGTATTCTGACCTACACCAGCCTGGGGCTGGCCATTATCGGCATCGTGCTGCCACTGCTGCCGACCACCCCATTCGTGCTGCTGGCGGCGTGGTCAGCAGGGCGCAGTTCGCCGGAGTTCCGCCGCTGGCTCGAGAATCATCGCACGTTCGGGCCGATCATCGACAACTGGAGGACACGCCGCGCCGTACCATTGAGAGCTAAATGGTTGGCTTGCCTCATGCTAATGACCAGCTGGGGCATTCTGTTCGCTTCCGGAGCCTCGACATGGCTTTTAGCGGGACTGGCCATTTTCTTCTGCGGACTGCTCGTATTTCTTTTTACCCGGCCATCCTGCTGAACTAACGAACACTAGTGTACCGCGCAGTAGATCAGCGAATTAACCGCACGGCACACTAGCTGCAGTCTATTAGAGATTCTCGTACCGATTGACGTCAAAGATGCCCGCCTGAACGGGATCGGTCTCTTCCACGTAGGCCCGAAAGTCCGCTATCACCTCCCAGAACCTCGGATGAGTACGGCGGATGCCCCAACGGGAAGCCAGCGCGTGCAGATCCTCCGCCGTTTCAATAGCACGGAACGAAGCGACAAAGGCGTCAAGCTCCGCCAGCGGTATGTCAAAACTGAAGTTGGGATAGCTGCCCAGGGTGCCGTCGAGCACCGTGACGGTATCCTCCTCGGGTAACAGCCGGCTATCTTCACCGAACATGAACGCCACGTTGGAGTGGGCGCGATTGTGGACCAGCGTATAGATCCAACGCTCGCTGCCGCTCGTCACACGCAGGAAAGTGACTTCAGGTAGCCGCTGGATGGCTGGCAACGTCGCGCCGGTTTCCGCGGCCAATGGTCGCAGCAACGCTTCTGCCCGGCGCTGACCTTCACTCATCCCGGAACGGTCGCAAGAAGCGCCGGTGCAGCGATTCAGGGTATCCGGCGGGCCCATCACTTCGCTCGCGTGTTGCATCAGAAGCTGGGCGAACTGGCCCATCACGGCCTGCTCGTCATGCGGATCGGTCGCAACGCCATAATCCATGGCCACCGGCGTGTGGGTGTCGAGATCGGTATAGGTAATCGCGTTCTTGATCTTGCCGGAGCCTTGATACCAGCGGTCGTAGATCGGTTGGCGAGCTTTAGCGGGAACGTAACGCAGGAAGTTGTGCTCGGCGCCATTGCGAATCAGATCGAAATAGAGCCGCGTCTGGGCCTGATGCGACACACTGCCGAACACGTTGAAGTTCACCACCAATTCGTAATAGGTCCGTTCCAACAGCGGGTAGTCCATGACCCAGATCGTGCGCGGCACCTGCCCATGCAGTCCGCGCCGCACCGACGCGCTGTCGTGATGGCGGAAGATCGTCAGCAACGCATCCCGGTTCCAATTATCGCCATCCCAGAGTTCGTCGACAGTGGCGCCGCCCGTCTTGCGCTCGGCATAATATTTCTCGCGTATTTTGAGGTAGTCGTTGCGATTGCCTTTGTAGCCCAACCATTCGGGGCTCAACGCAAGGATATCGCTGTCCTGCCCCGGCAAGCCCAGCAGCGGCGTGACCTTATCGCGATAAGTCGCGTCGTTGACGTAGGCTTCCTGCCGAGGATCCTCGAACAGTGTCCAGAATTGGTCGCGAATCACATCGGTGGCAATCTGGCCACGACAGACCGGCCCGCGGATAAAGTTTCGGACAAAGTATTCGGCATCGTCGAGCATGAACTGATAGCGGGATTTTGCGGGAATGGCGGCGAACGTCTCGAATGGATTGGATCGTTCGTGGTAACCGTAGCCCGGCATTTCCCGGACCTGCCAATCCGGTTCGAAAAATAGCGACTGGTAGCGCTGCATGCGCGTGTCACCGAGGGCATAGGTGATGTGGGTCTTGTCGACAATAGTGCGCGTCACCGGCTGCAGCCGGTAGTAGAAACGCCCGTCGGGATCTTCGTTCGGCCTCACCGTGGCCACCGGCAGAATGCGCTCGCCAGGCGGCGTCCAGGACCGGACCAATTCGTAGAACCGACGACCGTCGATATCCGGAAAATGAAGGTGGGCCGCGAACAGGTGCTCGAATAGATAGCGAGACACCAGTTGCTCACGCTGTCCGGATTGGTTGAAGAACGTTTCCCACCGCTTTACAGCCCCTCGTTCCGCATTGCCGGGCGTGTAGTCCGCGGGCTGGGTCACGGCGCCTTCGGCGATCCAGGTACTCAGCGTGTGGTATTCCACGTCTGTCAGGCCGGTCGTCGCGAACGGCATGCCGCCATGGGGGTTAGCCTCGGCATAATCCGCAAAGGCGGGTAGCGCCGGACAACTCTGTGGCCGGCCGATACCAATAACGACATCGTCCGGAAGCCGGCTGTTGGCCGGTAATGGGTGCTGGCGGCCCAGCTCGATCATTTGGAACAGCATGGAAGTGTCCCGTGCATCCAGGGCACCTTCGACATTACCGTGCAGCACCGAGAAAAAGCCCTTCTCGCGCCAACCCGCAGCGTTGACCGCATCGACGCCCAAGCGTGTGGGCATCATGTCCTCCAGGCGGCTACCGTCATAGACCGGCAGCGGCGAAGCGCCCCGTTCGACACCCTCGGCGCTGGTCAGCTTGAGTTGGCAAGGTGCGTCGTAACAGCCATGGCAAGCCACGCATTTGGCTTCGAAGATAGGCCGTATATCGCTCTGGTAATCATACGACTGGTTTAAAGCCACGATAGGCTGCGGTTTGTCGTAGGTCGGCACCTGGCTGCAGGCGTAAACGACGAGAATACACATCAGAACCAGCACAGCGGCCTGGAGCGGACGACGACGTCGGTCGGATTTGACCATTAAGACATCCTTTTCGACAGAAGCGGAAGCGGTACTCGGCCGACAGTTACGTGCCGGCGCCGCAAAGCGCCCATTATAAGGCGTTTTGCGGGCGCACGTAGGGCCGCTTCATTACGGTTCAGTCCGTTATCGCGGCGCCATCCACGAGTCGCAAAGTGGTCATCACGTTCAGGTTCACGTTCAGGTAAACAGGGTCAGCCTGGCGACGGCGTCCTGCGAGCAAACAGCATGGCGACGAAACCCAGAAAGACCAGCCCCGCCAGCGCATAAACGCCCGCATGAAGCCCGGCCACACCGCCGCCGGCCAAGTGCCATGCCAGGGCCGCTATTGCCGGTCCGATGGTGGATCCGAGCATCCGTGCGACACCGGCCAGGCCACTTGACGTGCCCATCTGGCCCGCCGGCGAAGCCTGTAACATCGCAGCCATGACGGGCGCATTGAATACTGCCATCCCCGCCCCTGTGGCCGCCGAGGTCAACACCAGCTCTATCACGGTGGCATCCGCGTCGAGCGTCGCCATGGTCAGCACGCCGAGGGTGGTCAGCGCAGCACCGACGGTCGCAATGGTGGCCGCGCCGAAACGGTCGGCCAGCGTTCCCGCCACGGGTGAAATCAGCGCGGCAATACTGACAAAACCCAGCATGGCGTAACTCAGGGTTTCCGGGCCTTGGCCCAGCACGTCATTGACGAAAAACGGCAGGGAAAAGGACATCAGACCAATAATGCCGGCGACCAGCGTCAACGCCAGTGCGGCCAAACCAAAGGAGCGGTGCTTGAGCAGCCGCACAACTGGCTGGGAGGTTCGCAACCGGCACCAGACCCCCACCGCCAGACCCGCATACATCAGCAAGCCAAGCGAGGTAGCGCCGAACCCCGAGCTTCCCTCGAGGACAAGCATCAGGGCCGTCATCGCGCTTCCGATCAATAGCGTATCGCGCAGCATACCCCAGGTGGGTAACGGCAGAAGCGGCTTCGAAGCATGGGCATCCGCCGGCGGCAGGACGCGGTAGCCCAGCAACAGCACGACGAGCAGCAGCGGCATCTTGACCAGAAACACCGCCCGCCAGCCCCACAGATCAGCAACGAAACCGCCCAGGGGAGCCAACCCCACACTGCCTAGCATCATGATGGTGGCCACAATACTGATCGCCCGCCCGCGCTCCGCAGCACGAACGGTTTGGGAGATGACCGGCATATAGACCGTCAGGTAGAGCGCCGCCGCCAGGCCTTGCAGAACCCGGCCCAGCATCAGCAGCTCAAAGGAGGGTGCCCACGCCGAAATCAGACTAGTGAGCCCTACCGCCAGCAGCGAGACGAGGAACACCAGCCGGGTGTCGGCCTGATCGGCCCAGCGGCCCGCGGGAATAGCCAGGGCGACGAGCGGCACGGTGTAGGCCAGCAGAACCCAAGCGGTTGCGGTAGAGCGAATCCCCAGGTCACTGCTGATCAGCGGCAGGGCAAACGCCGATAACGTCAGCTCGCTGGCGATAACCAGGGTCGCCAGCGCCAGGGCGACCACCGACGCCCAGCTCGTGTGCCGAACGTCTTCCCGTATTGCCGTAACGTCCCTTTGCGAAGCGACGCCGACGGATTGTGCTGAAGTCATGCCATCTTCCTTGTGCTGACGAATATCCGGTTATGCCGATCAAGCGGACTCGCTCTAGGGCAGATTCTGACGGGCATTGCGCGTAGCCAAGGCCCACCACCGTAAGCGATCGATCATACGTTTAGTGGCTGCTCAGCCATGACATTCTCCACTCGTGTTTACAGGAACCGAAGTGCTTGCCCGACCCTAAATGGATGCACCTCGGAAAGTGGAACTGAGCTTAAAACCTCAAGTAAACTTGAGGTCAATTAAAAAGATCATTGGAAGAAACGATGGCAAAAATAGACGCAGCCAATATCCGCAAGCCTTTGTCCGTCGGCGAGCTAAGTCAGCGTAGCGGCGTCGCCGTATCGACCATCCACTTCTATGAACATAAGGGACTGATCGGCAGTTGGCGCACCGAGGGCAACCAGCGACGTTTCCACCGGGACGTCTTGCGCCGGATCGCCGTTATCAAAGTCGCCCAGCGGCTGGGCATTCCCCTGTCGGAGATCGCTGAAGCCCTGGCTACCCTCCCGGAAGGCCGCACGGTAACCGCCAACGATTGGCAGCGGCTGTTTGTCTATCGATGCCTGTAAGCTGCGCAATCCCCGGGACGACCTCGGTGACGAGGGACCGGGACCGAGGCTGCTGGATCCAGATTGATCGCCGGCTCACGCTGCTTTGGCCAAGGGTGATCGAAAAGCCACTTCGCGATATGCTGATGCGCTGAAGTTCATGAACTTCCAATCGGGA
Coding sequences:
- a CDS encoding YbaN family protein gives rise to the protein MQGEDTETMSPSLIGYRILTYTSLGLAIIGIVLPLLPTTPFVLLAAWSAGRSSPEFRRWLENHRTFGPIIDNWRTRRAVPLRAKWLACLMLMTSWGILFASGASTWLLAGLAIFFCGLLVFLFTRPSC
- a CDS encoding fatty acid cis/trans isomerase: MVKSDRRRRPLQAAVLVLMCILVVYACSQVPTYDKPQPIVALNQSYDYQSDIRPIFEAKCVACHGCYDAPCQLKLTSAEGVERGASPLPVYDGSRLEDMMPTRLGVDAVNAAGWREKGFFSVLHGNVEGALDARDTSMLFQMIELGRQHPLPANSRLPDDVVIGIGRPQSCPALPAFADYAEANPHGGMPFATTGLTDVEYHTLSTWIAEGAVTQPADYTPGNAERGAVKRWETFFNQSGQREQLVSRYLFEHLFAAHLHFPDIDGRRFYELVRSWTPPGERILPVATVRPNEDPDGRFYYRLQPVTRTIVDKTHITYALGDTRMQRYQSLFFEPDWQVREMPGYGYHERSNPFETFAAIPAKSRYQFMLDDAEYFVRNFIRGPVCRGQIATDVIRDQFWTLFEDPRQEAYVNDATYRDKVTPLLGLPGQDSDILALSPEWLGYKGNRNDYLKIREKYYAERKTGGATVDELWDGDNWNRDALLTIFRHHDSASVRRGLHGQVPRTIWVMDYPLLERTYYELVVNFNVFGSVSHQAQTRLYFDLIRNGAEHNFLRYVPAKARQPIYDRWYQGSGKIKNAITYTDLDTHTPVAMDYGVATDPHDEQAVMGQFAQLLMQHASEVMGPPDTLNRCTGASCDRSGMSEGQRRAEALLRPLAAETGATLPAIQRLPEVTFLRVTSGSERWIYTLVHNRAHSNVAFMFGEDSRLLPEEDTVTVLDGTLGSYPNFSFDIPLAELDAFVASFRAIETAEDLHALASRWGIRRTHPRFWEVIADFRAYVEETDPVQAGIFDVNRYENL
- a CDS encoding MFS transporter, with translation MTSAQSVGVASQRDVTAIREDVRHTSWASVVALALATLVIASELTLSAFALPLISSDLGIRSTATAWVLLAYTVPLVALAIPAGRWADQADTRLVFLVSLLAVGLTSLISAWAPSFELLMLGRVLQGLAAALYLTVYMPVISQTVRAAERGRAISIVATIMMLGSVGLAPLGGFVADLWGWRAVFLVKMPLLLVVLLLGYRVLPPADAHASKPLLPLPTWGMLRDTLLIGSAMTALMLVLEGSSGFGATSLGLLMYAGLAVGVWCRLRTSQPVVRLLKHRSFGLAALALTLVAGIIGLMSFSLPFFVNDVLGQGPETLSYAMLGFVSIAALISPVAGTLADRFGAATIATVGAALTTLGVLTMATLDADATVIELVLTSAATGAGMAVFNAPVMAAMLQASPAGQMGTSSGLAGVARMLGSTIGPAIAALAWHLAGGGVAGLHAGVYALAGLVFLGFVAMLFARRTPSPG